The following are encoded together in the Cyanobacterium aponinum PCC 10605 genome:
- a CDS encoding CHAT domain-containing protein, with product MLRKISLLLTALSVFGLEFIPVQAQEIIIDGSTATIVTKEGDRILIDGQTLSRDGKNLFHSFQEFGLTPQQIATFLTNPNIQNILTRVTGGNPSYIQGLIEVTGGNSNLFIMNPAGIVFGQNASLNVPADFTATTATGIGFGNGIFNAIGNSDYQNLTGNPNSFIFNTDKPGSIVNAGDLTLAKGQNLNLIGGNVINTGIIETAQGKINIQAVGGTSRIKITPEGSLLSLEIDIPKDEQGNLLGFTPQDLPTLLTGAKNTGLEIGDVTVNNNQVQVGNATISDSKDNHLSVYAVASGKISTSSQNLGGEITILGDKVGVIQGEITADGSNGGGRVLIGGEKKGQGTIPNAEITYISPDSQVSASATLKGNGGEIIAFADNHASIHGKLKARGGEFGGDGGFVETSGVNSFQITTIPDTEAIVGQPGEWLIDPSNIEIVAEGEPVNINVFSPFEPTGDSAVLPVGLIQDGLQIGSVTVSTQSEGEEAGNIIWNSDAILNYAGIGADSGTVKTLTLEANRNIRFGGVIENQDTLSTDSLNVVFNSNLTGETGGAIALLEGSSINTNGGNIVLGGGSDPLSGFAVGTPDLLFPENIASTETFNNGVDIKGNLNAEGGNISIRGEGLSSSTAVNNVGVSIGGVNTVIINTRGDGVIDIQGIGGDGSAVDVDGNSNNIGILSAGGIIKTENGNINLIGSGGTGLNGDSGVKVTYGEITALGNGFITLDGTANNGVGFGLEIGGSANTLITTNGNGDINLVGNSNNRDGVSIGSSLTPSGQTTNITTNATGSINILGNTNIPNNDNQGIHIKEATFIQSANNLQLLSNGDILQDSQSQITAQGFSTIGAIIPSGEFSVPANISLVGTENDFNVLETSIANNLTVIDVNDLILSNQIISGNLEISIGNTLTQISETSINVSGNTGITTSDPNLADVNINNFNPSGTVLDEVLIGGNFTLNSAGEVTQTLTGKVQVAGETIINPSLDNLTNADNIINSQARNIVDIDGNGNIFIRQLGIVNVSELLLNAEISTDITGNLTVISEFPTGNLAFNDSPITGGQVINLAGNFGNNLSITTTAPEVVPVTATLPGIIQTDAINVAGNTLLNATSQGDITLNQNNNFVGALSIEQGNNVSIRDVNTLNVGNSLVSGNLTLNTNGNLSDSGAINVSGLTTLNPNNNDIIFDSVNNDFQTVNLRSGNNVILTDINDLTLSNDLGSINVLGDLDLRIANTNILNRAIQAQSLLTDSNGITQINTSSITTTGNQTYNDPVILTRNTTITGDNIAFNSSIDSSETPVNLNVRATNNLNYGDGIGSDRIGANIGLNNLQSRALNTFLNINLNGLPDSAVSIRTLGNQFFSTSSTNPNVIANAFLFQNTILEGNNIDIILPTQVDSNSSTPISFTVNALGYVNIEGDGNINDIPLAISTALPNTSGNISINAGGDIDIEGLTETGKQFGNAFTLNSGNISLNSNNGHVLAGGLFTAGALQSGAINLTGEEIVTGVIIGNLPPFVPGAGADITINAENTLVVGQIQGQSLNVDGNLALSNFSALGFPLPPDPELAPLISSNITTTGNQTFNGSVFLDDGVTFTGQNINFNGGVDSFNFTLQLTDTTIPPEVFAVFLSDIQNREGATSQAVIVSAGATINLGDGIGNDTLGDIAGLASLTTNNVPTNINISGNGDSIVTTGEQVFNGVVTLQDNSILKGGNISFNQALNSQEGENNNLTVNSNNLIFNQAVGDDIQPLGEVTLNVLEEAQLNQFNSNSLITDSQGLTRLNANVTTTGNQIYNGNLNVTNNISLVSTQGSLNFNNTASVSENLTLRGFTAISFPELNSFAGNDGQLFLQTNNTGFSFGSGENSQVVVTNLNSVNNFNRITVSNDVDRGIAINEPLTVNDPITLEGTDILINAPINGNDNASITINGDGSTTTLNADIITLANPITINDNVILGNNVLLSTTNETESADINIFGNIDGTQNLSFNALNSNIFVSGEIGGTQPLNNLTITANTTNFTGGFVGSLGNQILNSEILVTGSNIDFEAQGEFLSGNILTPGLDLDINAASITTGNINTSASLGQSVAPSVGDVNFNSSSSINAGNIEANSNTGQQGGNITLNGVGDINSGNISSFSNGSNSSANGGTVNIQTQGNLSTGSIISRSCAGGESCGSLGVEDVISGDGGNISLQVGGNIEILGTIDSRSFAGSNFGSAETGNAGDISIIAGNDITVGSSSDTLNILASSRALAPFDVTASNGGSVNVQAGGNVNFNSDNLGLIETTSFALEISESNDDIVGVINSGNGGDVTVDALGEINLGVSIFTNSGYFCDNGCEFGERGVGGLITLDNASSESPNINNITVNGELFSAAVGGGGNIVIESRGDINVLNNISAGSSVEAINAQGVTGNGGNITIDTIGNLNITGNVDTSTSATSDLDGISGNGGNITLNALSITAGNINSSTRINSETGQENSGNGGDINLSAIEDIEVNTINSSSQNGTGGNINISTTGKLRVLNTIGERNISIDSTGEDGGGSILVDLFPNGIEEGQTTDSRLPFTVGNSEDNGTEGLISNTQFSIVEGEYFNTVTEGNITVNLLPQTPVEPPVEPPVEPPVEPPVEPPVEPPVEPPVEPPIEPPVEPPIEPPLETERRFPISNPDNSVIRPNEDIVQNIALLPQDAPIVTISQARTILLNLEKEVGEKPAIVYVSFTPKGYQPSDFDEDFARREINNTNEYSQVEIDTNKVQPNIAPPSSPDDILDILVITNEGNPIRMVLPVTRQQITQTATDLWSSVANPFDLNDSYKPYASDLYNWLVKPIEKQLQEREISNLLFILPAEIRFTPLAALYDQDSQEFLVEKYSSGLAPSLNLNDNRFRPIQDLSLLAMGASDFSYPNVIPLPAVALELPTIRKVWTGENITDSQNYLNENFTLEQIKNNLSRQSYGIVHFGTHGEFNYTETQNSFIQLHNSRLNLEEVRQLGLNDPLVELMVLSACETAFGNEIAELGFAGLAVQAGVKTAMGSVWQVSDTGTLALMTDFYSQLKSAPIKAEALRQAQLNLLRGKVYKAEDGNSIVTPNLSVSLEGLPENSRQKENFSHPFYWAPFTMIGNPW from the coding sequence ATGTTAAGAAAAATTAGCCTCTTACTCACCGCTTTATCCGTTTTTGGTCTTGAGTTTATACCAGTCCAAGCTCAAGAAATTATTATTGATGGTAGCACTGCAACTATTGTAACCAAAGAAGGCGATCGCATTTTAATTGATGGACAAACCCTGTCGAGGGATGGAAAAAACCTTTTTCACAGTTTTCAGGAATTTGGCTTAACTCCTCAACAAATAGCCACATTTCTCACTAATCCTAACATCCAAAATATCTTAACCAGAGTCACTGGAGGTAATCCTTCTTATATACAAGGGCTAATAGAAGTCACTGGGGGAAACTCTAATCTTTTCATCATGAATCCTGCGGGGATTGTTTTTGGGCAGAATGCCAGTTTAAATGTTCCTGCCGACTTCACCGCTACTACTGCCACAGGTATTGGTTTTGGTAACGGTATATTTAATGCTATTGGTAACAGCGACTATCAAAACTTAACAGGCAATCCCAACAGTTTTATTTTCAACACAGATAAACCCGGAAGTATCGTCAACGCAGGAGATTTAACCCTAGCAAAAGGACAAAATCTCAATCTTATCGGTGGCAATGTTATCAATACAGGAATTATTGAAACTGCTCAAGGTAAAATCAATATACAAGCGGTGGGGGGAACATCTAGGATAAAAATAACCCCAGAGGGTAGTTTATTGAGCTTAGAGATTGATATACCTAAAGATGAGCAAGGAAATTTATTAGGGTTCACCCCTCAAGATTTGCCGACTTTGTTGACAGGGGCAAAAAATACGGGTTTAGAAATTGGTGATGTAACTGTTAACAATAATCAGGTACAGGTGGGAAATGCTACCATCTCAGATAGCAAAGATAATCATTTAAGTGTTTATGCCGTTGCTTCAGGAAAAATCAGCACATCTTCTCAAAATTTGGGGGGAGAAATCACCATCTTAGGGGATAAAGTGGGAGTTATCCAAGGAGAAATTACAGCAGACGGTAGCAATGGCGGTGGAAGGGTATTGATTGGAGGAGAAAAAAAAGGTCAAGGCACTATTCCCAATGCTGAAATTACCTATATTAGTCCTGATTCTCAGGTTTCTGCTTCCGCTACCCTTAAGGGCAATGGAGGAGAAATTATTGCTTTTGCTGATAATCACGCTAGTATTCACGGAAAGTTAAAAGCCAGAGGGGGAGAGTTTGGCGGCGATGGGGGGTTTGTTGAAACCAGTGGGGTTAATTCTTTTCAGATAACAACTATTCCCGATACAGAAGCTATTGTCGGGCAACCGGGAGAATGGTTAATTGACCCTTCTAATATTGAGATTGTAGCCGAAGGTGAACCAGTTAATATTAATGTTTTTAGTCCTTTTGAACCCACGGGCGATAGTGCCGTTTTACCCGTTGGCTTAATTCAAGACGGTTTACAAATTGGTAGTGTCACAGTTTCTACTCAAAGTGAAGGGGAAGAAGCAGGAAATATTATTTGGAATAGTGATGCCATTCTTAATTATGCAGGAATTGGAGCAGATAGTGGTACAGTCAAAACTCTTACCCTTGAAGCTAATAGGAATATTCGTTTTGGTGGTGTTATTGAAAATCAAGATACCCTTTCCACAGATTCTCTTAATGTTGTCTTTAATTCTAATCTCACTGGAGAAACAGGGGGTGCGATCGCACTTTTAGAGGGTTCATCCATCAATACCAATGGCGGAAATATAGTATTGGGGGGAGGTTCAGACCCTTTAAGTGGCTTTGCTGTAGGCACACCAGACTTATTATTTCCCGAAAATATCGCCTCAACGGAAACCTTTAATAACGGTGTTGATATAAAAGGAAACCTCAATGCGGAAGGAGGAAACATATCCATCAGAGGAGAAGGTTTATCTTCTTCCACTGCCGTTAATAACGTAGGTGTTTCTATAGGGGGAGTCAATACGGTAATAATTAATACTAGGGGAGATGGTGTTATTGACATACAAGGTATCGGAGGCGATGGTAGTGCTGTAGATGTTGACGGAAATAGTAACAATATTGGTATTCTTTCGGCAGGGGGAATTATTAAAACCGAAAACGGTAATATTAACCTCATCGGTAGCGGTGGCACAGGCTTAAATGGAGATAGTGGCGTTAAAGTAACCTACGGCGAGATTACTGCTTTAGGCAATGGTTTTATCACCCTAGACGGTACAGCTAATAATGGAGTAGGATTTGGATTAGAAATAGGTGGTTCAGCAAATACGCTAATTACCACTAATGGAAATGGAGATATTAACCTCGTAGGAAATTCCAATAATAGAGATGGTGTTAGTATTGGTTCATCTTTAACCCCTTCAGGACAAACTACTAACATCACAACTAACGCTACAGGTTCAATTAATATCCTAGGAAATACCAATATTCCTAATAACGACAATCAAGGAATCCATATCAAGGAAGCCACCTTCATTCAATCAGCAAATAATCTTCAACTCCTCTCTAATGGAGATATTTTACAAGATAGTCAATCTCAAATTACTGCCCAAGGATTTTCCACTATTGGGGCAATTATACCTTCAGGGGAATTTTCCGTTCCTGCGAATATTTCCTTAGTAGGCACAGAAAATGACTTTAACGTTTTAGAAACCAGTATTGCCAATAATCTTACGGTAATTGATGTTAACGATTTAATCCTCTCTAATCAAATCATAAGCGGAAATTTAGAAATTTCGATCGGCAACACTTTAACCCAAATATCAGAAACCAGTATTAATGTTTCAGGTAATACCGGTATTACTACCAGCGATCCTAACTTAGCTGATGTCAATATAAATAACTTTAATCCTAGTGGCACAGTTTTAGATGAAGTTTTAATTGGTGGTAACTTTACCCTTAACTCCGCAGGAGAAGTAACCCAAACTCTTACAGGGAAAGTGCAGGTAGCTGGAGAAACCATTATTAATCCATCTTTAGATAATTTAACCAATGCAGACAACATCATTAATAGTCAAGCAAGAAATATCGTCGATATTGATGGAAACGGAAATATTTTTATTCGTCAATTAGGAATTGTTAATGTTTCTGAATTATTGCTAAATGCAGAAATAAGTACAGACATTACAGGTAATTTAACAGTAATTAGCGAATTTCCTACAGGAAACCTTGCTTTTAATGATTCACCCATAACAGGAGGGCAAGTTATTAATTTAGCGGGGAATTTTGGTAATAATTTGAGTATAACAACCACTGCCCCTGAAGTTGTCCCCGTAACTGCCACTCTCCCGGGTATCATTCAAACTGATGCCATTAACGTTGCTGGTAACACTTTACTCAATGCTACTTCTCAAGGTGATATTACCCTCAATCAGAATAATAATTTTGTCGGGGCGTTAAGTATTGAGCAAGGAAATAACGTCAGTATCAGAGATGTTAACACTTTAAATGTTGGTAATTCCTTAGTTAGCGGTAATTTAACTTTAAACACCAATGGCAATTTAAGTGATAGTGGAGCTATAAATGTTAGCGGTTTAACTACTCTTAATCCTAACAATAATGATATTATTTTCGATTCAGTTAATAACGACTTTCAGACGGTTAATTTGCGCAGTGGTAATAACGTTATTCTCACAGATATTAATGATTTAACTTTGTCTAATGATTTAGGAAGCATTAATGTTTTGGGGGATTTAGATTTAAGAATTGCTAACACGAATATTCTTAATAGAGCCATTCAAGCTCAAAGTCTTCTTACTGATAGCAATGGTATTACTCAAATTAATACATCTTCCATCACCACAACAGGTAATCAAACTTATAATGATCCAGTAATATTAACTAGAAACACTACCATTACAGGGGATAATATTGCTTTTAATTCCTCCATCGATTCTTCAGAAACACCTGTTAATCTAAATGTAAGGGCAACAAATAATCTTAATTATGGAGATGGTATAGGAAGCGATCGCATCGGTGCTAATATTGGATTGAATAACTTACAAAGCAGAGCTTTAAATACATTTCTCAATATTAACTTAAATGGTTTACCAGACTCCGCCGTGAGTATTCGCACCTTGGGTAATCAGTTTTTCTCCACTTCCAGCACTAATCCCAACGTTATTGCCAATGCCTTCTTATTTCAAAATACCATCTTAGAAGGAAATAACATCGATATAATCCTACCCACTCAAGTAGATAGCAACTCCTCAACTCCCATTTCTTTCACCGTCAACGCTTTAGGTTATGTCAATATCGAAGGAGATGGCAATATTAACGATATACCCCTTGCTATTAGCACCGCCTTACCTAACACCAGTGGTAATATCAGCATCAATGCAGGGGGAGATATAGATATAGAAGGTTTAACAGAAACAGGCAAACAATTTGGTAATGCCTTTACCCTCAATAGTGGTAATATTTCTCTTAATAGTAATAATGGCCATGTTTTAGCTGGTGGATTATTCACCGCAGGGGCATTGCAATCTGGTGCTATCAATCTCACAGGGGAAGAAATTGTAACAGGAGTAATTATCGGTAATCTACCTCCTTTCGTCCCAGGGGCAGGAGCAGATATTACCATAAATGCAGAAAATACCCTCGTTGTGGGTCAAATTCAAGGACAATCCCTCAATGTTGACGGAAATCTAGCCCTCAGTAACTTTTCCGCCCTTGGTTTTCCTTTACCGCCTGATCCAGAATTAGCACCTTTAATTAGTTCTAATATTACAACGACTGGAAATCAAACCTTTAATGGCTCAGTTTTTCTTGATGATGGTGTCACCTTCACAGGGCAAAACATCAATTTTAACGGCGGTGTTGACTCTTTCAACTTCACTCTCCAGCTAACAGACACAACGATTCCTCCGGAAGTCTTTGCCGTCTTCTTAAGTGATATTCAAAACAGAGAAGGGGCAACTTCTCAAGCAGTAATAGTTAGTGCAGGGGCGACTATTAATTTAGGTGATGGTATTGGCAATGATACTTTAGGAGATATTGCAGGTTTAGCAAGTTTAACAACCAATAATGTACCAACAAATATTAATATCAGTGGTAATGGTGATAGCATCGTTACTACAGGAGAGCAAGTATTTAATGGTGTCGTGACATTGCAAGATAACTCTATTTTGAAGGGGGGTAATATTTCTTTCAATCAAGCCCTTAATAGTCAAGAAGGAGAAAATAATAATTTAACGGTTAACAGTAATAATCTTATTTTTAATCAAGCAGTAGGAGATGATATTCAACCTTTAGGAGAAGTTACCCTCAATGTGCTAGAAGAAGCACAACTTAATCAATTTAATAGCAATAGTTTAATTACTGATAGTCAGGGCTTAACCCGATTAAATGCGAATGTTACTACTACGGGCAACCAGATTTATAATGGCAACCTTAACGTTACCAATAACATCAGCTTAGTTAGCACCCAAGGAAGTCTTAATTTTAATAACACCGCTTCGGTATCAGAAAATCTGACCTTACGGGGTTTCACTGCCATTAGTTTTCCTGAATTAAACTCTTTTGCAGGTAATGATGGTCAATTATTTTTACAAACTAATAATACTGGTTTTTCTTTTGGTAGCGGAGAAAATAGTCAAGTAGTTGTCACAAATCTTAATAGTGTTAATAATTTTAATCGTATCACTGTAAGTAATGATGTAGATAGAGGGATTGCAATTAATGAGCCTTTAACGGTAAATGACCCCATAACACTAGAGGGTACAGATATACTTATCAACGCACCCATTAACGGCAACGATAATGCTTCCATCACAATTAACGGGGATGGTTCAACCACAACTCTTAACGCTGATATTATCACCCTAGCTAATCCTATCACTATTAATGATAATGTTATTTTGGGTAATAATGTTTTACTAAGCACTACTAACGAGACGGAAAGTGCAGATATAAATATTTTTGGTAATATCGATGGCACTCAGAATTTAAGTTTTAACGCCCTTAACAGCAATATTTTTGTTAGCGGGGAAATCGGAGGCACTCAACCTCTGAATAATTTGACCATTACAGCCAATACAACTAATTTTACTGGTGGTTTTGTGGGAAGTTTAGGCAACCAAATTCTCAATAGCGAAATTTTGGTGACAGGCAGTAATATTGACTTTGAGGCTCAAGGAGAATTTCTCAGTGGTAATATATTAACCCCCGGATTAGATTTAGATATTAATGCCGCCAGTATCACCACGGGTAATATTAATACTTCTGCTAGTTTAGGTCAATCCGTTGCCCCTTCTGTGGGTGACGTTAACTTTAATTCTTCGAGCAGTATTAACGCAGGTAACATTGAAGCCAATAGTAATACTGGTCAACAAGGGGGAAATATTACCTTAAATGGCGTTGGGGATATTAATAGCGGTAATATATCATCTTTTTCTAATGGTTCTAATTCGAGTGCCAATGGTGGTACAGTTAATATTCAAACTCAGGGTAATTTAAGTACAGGTAGCATTATCTCTCGCTCTTGTGCCGGGGGAGAAAGTTGTGGCAGTTTGGGGGTAGAAGATGTCATTAGTGGTGATGGTGGCAATATTAGCTTACAAGTAGGGGGAAATATTGAAATCTTAGGAACTATTGATTCTCGCTCTTTTGCTGGTTCTAATTTTGGTAGTGCGGAAACGGGAAATGCTGGAGATATTTCCATAATTGCAGGTAATGATATTACAGTTGGTTCATCATCAGATACTCTAAATATTTTGGCTTCTTCTAGGGCATTAGCACCTTTTGATGTTACTGCTTCTAATGGGGGAAGTGTTAATGTTCAAGCAGGGGGAAATGTTAATTTTAACAGTGACAATCTCGGTTTGATTGAAACTACTTCTTTCGCTTTAGAAATTAGTGAAAGTAATGATGATATTGTGGGAGTGATTAATAGTGGTAATGGAGGAGATGTTACGGTTGATGCTTTAGGGGAAATCAATCTCGGAGTTTCTATTTTTACTAACTCAGGATATTTTTGTGATAACGGCTGTGAGTTTGGAGAAAGGGGAGTAGGGGGATTAATCACCCTCGATAATGCTTCTTCTGAGAGTCCTAATATTAATAATATTACTGTCAATGGTGAGTTATTTTCCGCCGCAGTGGGAGGAGGAGGAAATATTGTTATCGAAAGTCGAGGAGATATTAATGTACTTAATAACATAAGTGCTGGTTCTTCTGTTGAGGCAATTAATGCTCAAGGGGTAACTGGTAACGGCGGGAATATTACGATTGATACTATCGGCAACCTGAATATTACTGGTAATGTTGATACTTCTACTTCTGCAACTTCTGATTTAGATGGTATCTCAGGTAATGGCGGTAATATTACTCTTAATGCTCTATCTATCACAGCAGGAAATATAAATAGTAGTACCAGAATTAACTCAGAAACGGGTCAAGAAAATAGTGGTAATGGTGGTGACATCAACTTAAGCGCGATCGAGGATATTGAGGTAAATACAATTAATAGTAGTAGCCAAAATGGAACGGGCGGTAATATAAATATTTCAACTACCGGTAAATTAAGAGTGTTGAACACCATTGGAGAAAGAAATATCAGCATTGACAGCACTGGCGAAGATGGTGGAGGTTCAATTTTAGTCGATTTATTCCCTAATGGTATCGAAGAAGGACAAACCACTGATTCTCGTTTACCCTTTACCGTCGGCAACTCAGAAGATAACGGCACAGAAGGTCTTATCAGTAATACACAATTCAGTATTGTTGAAGGCGAGTATTTTAACACTGTCACAGAAGGGAATATCACCGTTAATTTATTACCTCAAACTCCCGTAGAGCCTCCTGTAGAGCCTCCTGTAGAGCCCCCTGTAGAACCCCCTGTAGAGCCTCCTGTAGAGCCTCCCGTAGAGCCTCCTGTAGAGCCTCCTATTGAACCCCCTGTAGAACCTCCTATTGAACCTCCTTTGGAAACAGAAAGACGCTTCCCCATCAGTAATCCAGATAATTCTGTAATACGTCCCAATGAAGATATTGTTCAAAATATTGCTTTACTGCCCCAAGATGCACCCATTGTAACCATTAGTCAGGCAAGAACAATCTTACTCAACCTTGAAAAAGAAGTGGGAGAAAAACCTGCTATTGTCTATGTAAGTTTTACCCCCAAAGGTTATCAACCATCAGACTTTGACGAAGATTTTGCCCGTCGAGAAATTAATAACACCAATGAATATAGTCAAGTTGAAATTGACACCAATAAAGTACAACCAAATATCGCTCCTCCTTCTTCTCCTGACGATATTTTAGATATTTTAGTTATTACTAATGAGGGTAATCCCATTCGTATGGTTTTACCTGTAACTCGTCAACAAATCACCCAAACTGCTACAGATTTATGGTCAAGTGTAGCGAATCCTTTTGATTTGAATGATAGCTATAAACCTTATGCTAGTGATTTATATAATTGGTTAGTAAAACCCATTGAAAAACAATTACAAGAGCGAGAAATTTCTAACTTATTATTTATTCTTCCCGCCGAGATTCGTTTTACTCCTTTAGCGGCTCTTTATGATCAAGATAGTCAAGAGTTTTTAGTAGAAAAATATAGTAGCGGTTTAGCACCTAGTTTAAATCTAAATGATAATCGTTTTCGCCCCATTCAAGATTTAAGTTTATTAGCTATGGGGGCTTCTGATTTTTCTTATCCTAATGTGATACCTTTACCGGCTGTTGCCTTGGAATTACCAACTATCAGAAAAGTTTGGACAGGAGAAAATATTACAGACTCCCAAAACTATCTCAATGAAAACTTTACCCTAGAACAAATCAAAAATAATTTAAGCCGTCAATCCTATGGAATTGTCCATTTTGGTACTCATGGGGAGTTTAATTACACTGAGACGCAAAATAGCTTTATTCAATTGCATAATAGTCGTTTAAACTTAGAAGAAGTACGTCAATTAGGTTTAAATGATCCTCTAGTTGAGTTAATGGTATTAAGTGCCTGTGAAACCGCTTTTGGTAATGAAATAGCTGAATTAGGGTTTGCAGGGTTAGCGGTACAAGCAGGGGTAAAAACGGCAATGGGTAGTGTTTGGCAAGTGAGTGATACTGGTACTCTTGCATTAATGACAGATTTTTATAGTCAGTTGAAATCAGCACCCATCAAAGCGGAAGCACTAAGACAAGCTCAATTAAATCTTTTACGGGGGAAAGTGTACAAAGCAGAGGATGGAAATTCTATTGTTACCCCTAATCTCTCTGTTTCTTTGGAGGGTTTACCAGAAAATTCTCGTCAGAAAGAAAATTTTTCCCATCCTTTCTATTGGGCTCCTTTCACTATGATTGGGAATCCTTGGTAA
- a CDS encoding transporter substrate-binding domain-containing protein, whose amino-acid sequence MILKNKFLLINTLILLISNIFPNSCLSQETINNKINQPINSETNLKVITNSFPPLVIIDQEKYTGFSIELWDAIASELNIDYTIKRKNNVQELIDGVMAGEADVAIAGISMTSEREKIIDFSHPIFESGLKILVSGKQASPFVVFLRSFFSPILWNTMGFLVIVTIICAHLMWFLERKKNSEMFPQKYFKGIWESFWWSIVTLVTVGYGDKTPITFGGRLLATLWMFTGILLISYFTASVSSDLTLHRIQANIHSYHDLRDKKVGTLANTTSANFLQMIGAEVITYNSIHKAYSALKNQEIRAIVYDAPVLMYYAKQDTKYNLQVVGHVFEPQDYAIVLQLNSIYRQPINEAILTLKENGTYNEIYQKWFGN is encoded by the coding sequence ATGATTTTAAAAAACAAATTTCTACTCATAAATACTTTAATCTTATTAATATCTAATATTTTTCCTAATTCTTGTTTATCTCAAGAAACTATAAATAACAAAATAAATCAACCTATAAATTCAGAAACCAACCTTAAAGTTATTACTAATAGTTTTCCCCCTTTAGTTATCATCGATCAAGAAAAATATACCGGTTTTAGTATAGAATTGTGGGATGCGATCGCATCTGAATTAAATATTGATTACACAATTAAGAGAAAAAATAATGTTCAAGAATTAATTGATGGAGTTATGGCAGGAGAAGCAGACGTTGCCATCGCAGGTATATCTATGACATCTGAGAGGGAAAAAATAATCGACTTTTCCCATCCCATTTTTGAATCAGGTTTAAAAATTTTGGTGTCTGGAAAACAAGCCTCTCCTTTTGTGGTTTTTTTACGTTCTTTTTTCTCTCCAATACTTTGGAATACTATGGGTTTTTTGGTGATAGTTACCATAATTTGTGCCCATTTAATGTGGTTTTTAGAAAGGAAAAAAAATTCAGAAATGTTCCCTCAAAAATATTTCAAAGGTATTTGGGAATCTTTTTGGTGGTCTATAGTAACCCTAGTAACGGTAGGATATGGAGATAAAACCCCTATCACTTTCGGGGGAAGATTATTAGCAACCCTATGGATGTTTACGGGAATTTTGCTCATTTCTTACTTTACTGCTTCCGTATCCTCAGATCTTACACTGCACAGAATACAAGCAAATATACATAGTTATCATGATTTACGGGACAAAAAAGTAGGGACTCTTGCGAATACAACTTCAGCTAATTTTCTGCAGATGATTGGAGCGGAAGTTATTACTTATAACAGTATTCATAAGGCTTACTCAGCTTTGAAAAATCAAGAAATTAGAGCGATTGTTTATGACGCTCCTGTTTTAATGTACTATGCAAAACAAGATACAAAATATAATTTACAGGTTGTCGGTCATGTTTTTGAACCTCAAGACTATGCCATTGTTTTACAGTTAAACAGTATTTATCGCCAACCAATTAATGAAGCAATTTTGACTTTAAAAGAAAATGGTACTTATAATGAAATTTATCAAAAATGGTTTGGAAATTAA